A region from the Jaculus jaculus isolate mJacJac1 chromosome 18, mJacJac1.mat.Y.cur, whole genome shotgun sequence genome encodes:
- the Dydc1 gene encoding DPY30 domain-containing protein 1 yields the protein MESTYLRGCLGTCLTQGLAEVARTRPVDPVEYLALWIYKYKENEIIEKQRQEEMAKLEQERMLALMEQEISEQLRAEEMLFQQQQLAIQQEMERQKEEELQRAGQQSQREAAMYMDNTARDEDWLISEEERIESRKTLAEISDRYGAPNLSRVEELDEPMLSDVALNMDQDL from the exons ATGGAGTCAACATATCTTCGAGGGTGCCTTGGAACCTGTCTGACTCAAGGTCTCGCAGAGGTGGCAAGAACTCGCCCAGTGGATCCAGTTGAATATCTAGCCCTGTGGATTTACAAGTATAAGGAAAATGAGATCATAGAGAAACAG AGGCAGGAGGAAATGGCCAAGCTGGAACAGGAGAGGATGCTAGCTCTGATGGAGCAGGAGATCTCGGAGCAGCTCAGAGCAGAAGAGATGCTGTTTCAGCAG CAACAGCTGGCAATCCAGCAGGAGatggagaggcagaaagaggaagaacTTCAGAGAGCTGGGCAGCAATCACAAAGG GAGGCAGCAATGTACATGGATAACACAGCTAGGGACGAGGATTGGCTAATTTCAGAG GAAGAAAGGATAGAGTCAAGGAAAACCCTCGCTGAGATCAGCGATCGATACGGCGCGCCCAACTTGAGCCGAGTGGAGGAACTCGACGAACCCATGTTATCCGAT GTTGCATTAAACATGGATCAAGATTTGTAG